Below is a genomic region from Ostrea edulis chromosome 10, xbOstEdul1.1, whole genome shotgun sequence.
AGATCGCTATTGAATAATTACAAAATGCTTCGCCAGTCAGTAGGAAACATATTGTATACAGACTTGTTTTCGTGAGAGTTTACTTTTCGCTATACTCGCGTTATGCCAAAACGGTGAAATCATAACTTTAGTGAATAGAATCAAGTTACCGAATATAACATCTATATAAATTGGACTTTGAAGTTTATACGAGGCATGTTCTAGTTATTACAAATTGCTGCAATAAATAATTATGCCTTTATACTCGTACATCAATTTGAACAAGTAAAGAtaaagaacaatgatcaatctcatgaaaggtgaagataacgaacagtaatcaatctcctattagcaatgcaaaataaagagttaggcaaacatggacccctggatatatcagaggtgggatcaggtgtctaagaggagtaagcatcccctgtcgaccggtcacacccgccgtgagctatatatcttgatcaggtaaacggagttatccgtagtaaaatcagtgtgccaagaacggcccaacaatcggtatgaaacacgtcagacagcatttgaccataAGACAGGGCGTATTGTCAAACtaaatcatttatttacaacaaccatagaatttgcaaaatgcttacataaaatatctaagtacgaagcagatatgGAGGACTCTGcgctgtcttttatttcgagttcactgggatatatcgaatccacatgtgaatgaaaattattattgttaatatatgaAAGGTCGTTGGTATATCTGAATGTCGAGTTGAAAGCCATAGCAaggtattttttcttctcacgtagaagcttttgaataaatgctgcctcataagaatataaacagtcagctaacaaaggaacacaatccgtgaccatgggaattccaacagactgttggaagatctgatcaccaaagaccacgaagatattgtctataaagaactccagcatatttttaatttcaacttcagagtacttgtacttggaatcagagtagtgtttaacgTAATTTTTGgatgtctatgatgtcaaaaagtctagtctttaattcatcgtgaggaattgTCGTGTAAAATTGGCATGAAACAAGTcagtcagcatttgacccaatgacatgttgtttttgtaaaattaattagattcttataacgactatagattttgcgaaatgctgactttaaccGAGAATGTTAAAACCTgtgtaacatcaatttatttgtcagtactTTGCCTTTAATTTACGATTTAAAATTGATCACACGCAGGGCATACTCTCGCGTATCTAATCAGATGTTAACAccatgtatgtaaatatttggCATTTTCCCCATGCATAAATAATATCTCCTCTGACCTCATCACCATGACATGATGGAGGTCGTGAAAGTTTTCAGGAATGCACGTTTCTTCCAcaacaaattcatatatatttgatgtTGTTCATGAAAAAAACTCACCTTTGTGATAGAATTCAAAGGTCACGAGTTCAAAACCTGACCTGGACAAACCCAAGGCATTAAAATGCAACAGCCATAACCATTCTTTCGCCAATGAAGCGTTCAGTATAAGATCTGAAGTGAAGCTCTCGGATCTTTTTGACGAGACCTCAAAAACGAAGTCCTTTATCACCATAGGCGTTTGCGTGATAAATTAAGTGCACTGTCACGGCAGACGATCTGCCTGTCCAATGTTTATTAATCATAGACAGAGGAGTGTGTATGGTACAAAATCAAGTTTACCTCGGTACAATTGACTTATCTCTTGAATTGCTCAATAACTACATTCcaaaacatgttttattatatcTCATGTATACTAACAATCTTGGGTTGTACATAGAAATGCCACACAACTAAAGGAGTGACAAATTATTTCTACAGCCTTTTTACATTAATGATACTCATTAATTAATCATTAACTCGACAGATGAAGATTTTTGCATGTCCAGCTGAAATCTTTGGAACGCCATGGCTTAGACCATTACAAATGGAATCTTAATTGGACAGATAGAATTTGGTTCTAATCAAAATTAACTGAGCTCCTTGAAACACCACACTTGGTTTAGATCATTATTTCCATGGGACAATTCCTTCATCTGTTGTGTGATGTGCATGTCAAGTCTTTGCAAATTTTGTTGTACAATACagcttatatttacatcattaatgttagaaacaaaataattattcatattAATTATGTACCTATATCTCATGAAAAAGTGCGTATTTCTTGATGTAATATTTATTAAATAGGGATACTGCATTACTCTTACATATGTAGGGATTGTCTCCCTTAAAACATAGGATTTTTATCAAATACTTCAATTTTAGGTTTTAATGACCTGTTTAATTAAGCTACTTGAAAACCAGATCAACAATGATCGCGCAATTCAGAGTCCCAGAATTTCGCGATATAGGGAGGGGGCGCATTAAATACCTACAAAACATATTACTCAAGAGTAAGGGGGAAAAGGCGTAGTTCATTTTTAGCACATGTACATCAAAAGTGATACGAAACCCTGAATTTTTGCACCTCGTGCGGCATAGAAATAGGCATACTCCGTGCACATGAATTCAGGTATTGGCCAATAGAATTGCTTAAAGTAAGGGGTTTTGAAGATGTGGTTTTGTTAAATTATCCACTTCTAGCCACTGTCCCGCACGGgttttaaaaactttcatatttaaATGTACATCATGTTGtatttggggggaggggggaatTTTGCAAGGTCAGTTCACGAACTCCCTACATCCAGCGGCATTTGGCAACGGACACAGGTTTTCTAGAATTTTTTCATTGGTAACATCATCATTTTATCTCTAGTTTTTCCCTGACTGGCCCTGATGCTATTTTTGGGGagaatgttacatgtttattgtcGTAAAAGTTTTCTTGTCATTTGTCCAAAGCTAAAGCAATCAATTTTGggtgttgtttttatatactagTAAGTGTCGGTGTCCTGCACATACAGCTGGCTGTCAGACAATATATTAGTGTGTTGCATCCAGTTTGTAGGAAGCAAGGTTAACATACATATTGAGTATTCAAGTTCCCCttttttcagagagagagagagagagagagagagagagagagaacacaaAAAAGTAATTGTGAATCAGTTTTGGTAGATTTTAATAACATGGACttcagaaaattttcaacaatgtacacacatgtatcacacagaatCACATTTCTATATATTGCCATATCCAAGCGACTGGGCGGAGTACTGTATAGGGAAATATAGCTATTGCATACACGAAAAGACATCGGCTCTTGTTTAAATGTAGAAAAGTACCTGGGCGAAAAACAGAAAAATCATCATCAGAATAAAATTACAATAATGACCGACTATGCGAAAGTCTGATAACgaaaataattatatcatttataaatatctaGTGTTCgtttcattatttttagtaATATTTCATTCTGAAATCCCTCATTAATTCCCTTATGTTAACTTCTTAGACTATTCCTTTAGATTAGTCTATTAGACAATTCCCTTCTAAAAGATTGGCCTATTCAGACAATACCGAAAGGTTAGTCCATTGGataacagtggcggatctagaccttaCTGGGTGGGTGATGTGGGGATTTAGGTCCAAAGGACCGAAGGGGGAGGGCATGAGAGGGGGTTAACCCATTGAATCAAAATGGTGCCTTTTCCACTGAAATTCTTGTTCCTCCcctgggaattttttttaaaagattgctTTAAAgtggtgcattttaatgcattttcgaCTGAAATTCTTCTTCCTCTTTCCTTTCAATAAAGTCACGAAATCCTTTATAGATTCGGGTGtggttaaaaaaaagaagaacgGGGAGAGGGGGTTCcgaccccccaccccctaaatCCGCCATTGGATAACTCCCATAAGTTAGTCCACTAATTCCCTTAGCTTTGCCTTTAAAATGACGACACAGCACATATTAAGCTATTCTGAGGGATGACGTTTGGGGTTTTTCTACCACCTGTCGTTATCAAACATTAAGAGAAAAGACCTGTATGAAAACTAAAAACCCATTCAAGTCAAATGAAGAAGAGAAATTTTCACATCGTATTAGCAGACCAACTTCCAAAGTACTCTAATACTAAAAAGCAATCCAGAAATTATAAATTGTTCAGACAGAAAGGTTGTCAACTCCTTTATCTTCTTGACTTATAGAAAGCAAAAGCGCCCGTGATAGTAAGATGCAAGAAGAAGAGCCAACCAACACAGTCCTCAAGAGTCACGTGATGAGAACTCCACAAATTATTGGTCAAAATAAATAAGCCAGAAATAACAAGTGCAAAAAGTACCAAGTACAATACTGCCGGTATAACCGAGCACATTTTACGACATTTGGAGGACTTAAAAAATCGTGGTTCCTTCTCCACATTCAAAAACACTGCTTTGTCTTGGAATACTTTTAGATCCccaaactttaaaaagtggtacCCAAAGCACTCTTTCACCTTTCCGGCTTCGAAATTTGAAATCTGCGTTTGTACTGTTTTGTTCAGTGCGGATTTTCGGACGACCTCTAGTCCTTTCTTATATTTGGTAAAGCACGCAAATAATTCCAAACTGACGTCATCTTCTTGAAGATCTTCTAAAAACCCACAGCCCTTCCTTGCTTGGTCGTGAAGCAGCTCGAGTTCTTTAATGTAACTGTCGATCTCCTGAAGAACCTTATTAGTTGTACATCGAACCTTTTCTATTTTTAGCTCCGCCACTCTATCCATTTCCATCGCCAGTTCCCGTGATCGTAGTCGAATTGATGTCGTTGTGGCATCAGTACTATCCTGTACTTTTGTTCGAAGACTGCGTAAATCTGATAAAGAATCTTGAGTTAGTTTTACCTCAGTTTTCAGATCATCGAGATCAAATTGCAATTCCTTCCGAGACGCCATTAATTTCTTTATCAAAGGCATTGTTTCATGTTTCTTGTGCAATTCACAGACACACGTGACACAGATGGCCGCCTCGCACGTGCAACAAAACATCTGCAAAACTTCTCCAGAATGAATATCGCAACCTTTCTCTGAGGCCATATATGAAGCTATGTTTCCGGTCTCAATGCGCATGACCGTGACATCTCTCCCGGCTCCATGTTTAAAAAGTCTATGTTCGTGAATACAAAATCTACAAATATCTAGGTCACAATCCACGCATCTGTATTGCGAAATAAGCCAGTCCCGTTCACAAATATCACAAATCCCAAAATACGGTCGTGATCCCAATTCGTCTTGAATGCAGTTGACGTAGAAATTTGGCGGGAAATCTTTGACGCCTCCACGTGGAACGCAAATGTCGGACCGACACTGAGGGCATCGAAACAGACGCCCAGATGACGACGAATGTCTAACAAAATCAAGAAGGCAATTCAAGCACACCGTGTGATGACAAGGAAGTATCCTTGGATCCTTGTATTCATCCATGCATATCGGACATTGCAGGATCCGCTCCCGTAGACGTTCAATCTTATCGTCCTCCATTGGAATAATCCtgcaaataaaatcaacatATTAAGGatgtattaaaaatatatcaaataaatcatgaattcatttcatattcagactactaaatgtgtgaaaatttttgaaattcatgattttaaatgaataaaaaatgtaGCACTTTAAGAAAGTGAATAATATAATGAGATAAAGTGTAATCCGAAATAGATTCAAACTCTTGCCAGATCTATAAATTGATACTACAATTAATGGTAAACAAGGGGACCGACCCAGGGCTTCAACAGCGCGCGCATCTGAGTATGACACAATGTAGAGCATAAGAAAGATGTAGATGTAGATATTACagatatctatatatatctgAATTCTGGTAACTGGTTGTTCATATCGTCAAAATCTTTTTGATTCCGGTAATAAGAAACCTGTATGTTAAGTAATGAGCCGCTAATATCTCTTGATGGTTACTAAACTGTGGCGCAAGATATTTCTTTTCAGTTTTTATATAAAGGTCACCTCATTCGTGTGACCTATTTACGATCTGTTTTTGTCCATCATCATATGTATGTCGTAAACATTTTCAGTTATTTCTCTGGAACGCCTGAACAAAATTTTCGTATAAAATACTTATGGGTCAAAGGGAACAACAATGTGAATTTCACGGGCCCTGCCTCCCAGGGGCTTGAGGGGTGTGACCAAAACCATCCAAATTAatgtaatctttaaaaatcttgagTGAGCCATTTATTCAAGACCCCTGGGTCAAGGTTCATGCCCCTGACTGGAGGCAAGTTGGTCATGTAAGTAATAAACTTATCATAGTGGCATTCTTTAAGAAAGAGAGATCGCGTTTTCGTGTATGCTACAGGGTAACAGTACCTCCGAGGTCGAGaattgttgttttgaaatacaaaagccgaggcatttaaatttcaaacaacatttttgGACCGAGGCCTGTCTCGAGATTGTTTCAACACTCTACTCCACAAGGCAATTACTGACCTCTGTCTTAACACTCTACTCCACAACACAATTACTGACCTCTGTCTTAACACTCTACTCCACAACACAATTACTGACCTCTGTCTTAACATTCTACTCCACAACACAATTACTGACCTGTCTTAACACTCTACTCCACAACACAATTACTGACCTCTGTCTTAACACTCTACTCCACAACACAATTACTGACCTCTGTCTTAACACTCCACTTCACAACACAATTACTGACCTCTGTCTTAACACTCTACTCCACAACACAATTACTGACCTCTGTCTTAACACTCCACTTCACAACACAATTACTGACCTCTGTCTCAACACTCTACTCCACAACACATTTACTGACCGCTGTCTCAACACTCTACTCTACAACACAATTACTGACCTCTGTCTTAACACTCTACTCTACAAGACAATTACTGACCTCTGTTTCAACACTCTACTCCACAACACAATTACTGACCTCTGTCTCAATACTCTTGTCAACAAGACTATGACTGACCTCTGTCTTAACACTCTACTCTACAAGACAATGACTGACCTCTGTCTCAACACTCTACTCCACAACACAATTACTGACCTCTGTCTTAACACTCTACTCTGTAAGACAATTATTGACCTCTGTTTCAACACTCTACTCCACAACACAATTACTGACCTCTGTCTCAATACTCTTGTCCACAACACAATTACTGACCTCTCTTTCAACACTCTACTCCACAACACGATTACTGACCTCTGTCTCAATACTCTTGTCCACAAGACAATTACTGACCTCTGTCTCAACACTCTACTTCACAAGACAATTACTGACCTCTGTCTTAACACTCTACTCTACAAGACAATTACTGACCTCTGTTTCAACACTCTACTCCACAACACAATTACTAACCTCTGTCTCAATACTCTTGTCCACAATACAATTACTGACCTCTGTCTCAACACTCTAGTCCACAAGGCAATTACTGGCCTGTCTTAACACTCTACTCCACAACACAATTACTGACCTTTGTCTCAACACTCCACTCCACAACACAATTACTGACCTCTGTCTCAACACTCTACTCTACAAGACAATGACTGACCTCTGTCTTAACACTCTACTCCACAACACAATTACTGACCTCTGTCTCAATACTCTTGTCCACAATACAATTACTGACCTCTGTCTCAACACTCTACTCCACAACACAATTACTGACCTCTGTCTTAACACTCTACTCTACAAGACAATTACTGACCTCTGTTTCAACACTCTACTCCACAACACAATTACTGACCTCTGTCTCAATACTCTTGTCCACAATACAATTACTGACCTCTGTCTCAACACTCTAGTCCACAAGGCAATTACTGACCTCTGTCTCAACACTCTACTCTACAAGACAATGACTGACCTCTGTCTTAACACTCTACTCTACAAGACAATTACTGACCGCTGTCTCAACACTCTACTCTACAAGACAATGAGTGACCTCTGTCTCAACACTCTACTCCACAAGACAATTACTGGCCTCTGTCTTAACACTCTACTGCTCAAGACAATTACTGACTTCTGTCTCAACACTCTTATCTACAAGACAATTACTGACCTCTGTCTCAACACTCTACTCCACAACACAATTACTGACCTCTGTCTCAACACTCTAGTCCACAAGGCAATTACTGACCTCTGTCTCAACACTCTACTCTACAAGACAATGACTGACCTCTGTCTTAACACTCTACTCTACAAGACAATTACTGACCGCTGTCTCAACACTCTACTCTACAAGACAATGAGTGACCTCTGTCTCAACACTCTACTCCACAAGACAATTACTGGCCTCTGTCTTAACACTCTACTGCTCAAGACAATTACTGACTTCTGTCTCAACACTCTTATCTACAAGACAATTACTGACCTCTGTCTCAACACTCTACTCCACAACACAATTACTGACCTCTGTTTCAACACTCTACTCCACAACACAATTACTGACCTCTGTCTCAATACTCGTCCACAATACAATTACTGACCTCTGTCTCAACACTCTAGTCCACAAGGCAATTACTGACCTGTCTTAACACTCTACCCCACAAGACAATTACTGGTCTCTGTCTCAACACTCTACTCCACAAGACAATTATTGACCTCTATCTCAACACTCTTGTTCACAAGGCAATTACTGACCGCTGTCTCAACACTCCACAAGATTATTGTTAATGATGCCTGTATTCATATTTAACTCCACAAGAAAACCCATTACTGGCCTCTGGAttaggcaaaaaaaaaaatgtatgttggTTTCAAATTTCACTAACGGACCCTAAAAATTTCTGCtgaccctaacacatttttttttccattctcacactgaaatttcaaacattttataaaaatagCAATCATTATCTTACACACAAGAACCAAGGACACCGCAAATGGTTAAAAATCCAATCTACTATGtcagagctttcatgtaaatttccactttcctggcccagtagtttttgagaagaagatttttaaagattttcccaatatatttgtatgtaaaactttgatcccatattgtggtactatcctatccccgggggccatgattttaacaaacttgaatctgctctatgtcaggaagctttcatgtaaatttcagctcttctggcccagtggttcttgagaagaggatttttaaagatttttcctatatatttgtatgtaaaactttgatcccctattgcggccccatccaacccccaggggtcatgatgtttaacaaacttgaaaatttcagctcttctggcccagtggttcttgagaagatttttaaatgatcccaccctatttttgcatttttctgattatctcccctttgaagggggcatggctcttcatttgaacaaacttgaaagcccctcacccaaggatgctttaggGGAAGTTAGGTTATAATTGgaccattggttctggagaagaagtcgaaaaagtttacagacagacggacagatggcACAGACATTGAAttaacaggtgatcagaaaagctcacttgagctttccgttcaggtgagctaaaaattatacctacctaccaacccttaaaaattttgaggtgaaagtggaaaccaacatatatttttttgagggggggagggggggggggctttataGCCTACTTTATTTTATAAGGCCATTCTATTGACTTGTTAAATACACTATAACTACGTGTATCTACTCCATAATGACCATAATGACCTCTGGATTGGAAGCTTATTCCATGTATCCATAATACCGACTCCTAAATAAACTTCATAAACCATAAGGGCATTGAGAACCTCTGTAGTGACATCATACACCACAAGGGCATTGAGACCTCTGTAGTGACATCATACACCACAAGGGCATTGAGAACCTCTGTAGTGACATCATACACCACAAGGGCATTGAGAACCTCTATacgcgggtacgttaaggcaggttatgaaaatttttactgggataaaatccgcgaaacaatgtgacgtcataattgaaataagtatatcattaagtatatattaaattccgattttattttttatttaagttttatttatgcataaaataaaccatgcagctactaagatccaacgaaatttgaaatgctatactgctgttgtgtaatttctgtctgatcgatatgaaagtaaactgatgacatcatgactatacatcaagtgacgttgacacatgcaaggaatCTGTTTATAtgtgccatgcaaatatcgacaaaatgtggagtatttgaaatatatgacatgggatatatggaatatatatgtgaaacgctgagaatttattgatattaagaaggtatgttgatatctttcattgacaattttgtttaacggagaaaacattccatttagcatcTCGAttcgattttcctctgtcacagactgaaataaaactgcaaaagtagcacattaggccgcatacttttagagactttttatacaccgtttgaaaggtcataaactaatgtacacggcaattactgatagaatcgtctgttaagaaaacttttaaagaaaactgcatagcatcagccatcagtgcaaaatgtaaaacatgggctagatggtttcgagtttaaatgttcaataattatttcttattgaaagtggtaggattctatcagtaattctgatatactatgggtGTTTTGCagtcattatcgccagttagaccaatatttaaatcttgggataatgtgttacttttacattttctattaaggtacctccatgatctatttataacagtcatgcaatgacgtcatacggaagcgtatgtttgtcatgttgttatgatacaaaatgttctcatgtaaacaactaaaatagtttttaagagttagtagctccctctctctgtgtaagacagattttaaaaattatgcagtttacgtgcataaatgaagcatgacctgccttaacataccagCGTAGTGACATCATACACCACAAGGGCATTGAGAACCTCTGTAGTGACATCATACACCACAAGGGCATTGAGAACCTCTGTAGTGACATCATACACCACAAGGTCATATAAATAGATTGTCCCTTGTTTTGACATCATACACAATATCATACTCCAAAAGGCCATTACAAACCTCTGGATTGACATCATACTACTCTCCAATATGAACCCCTAGTCCGGCATCATTACTGACTCCTATAGGTTATATATACAAATGAAGATTGACATTCTAATCCACAAATGTCCTGCATTgatagaatactttgattgccTTTACTGACCCTGGAATGACATCTTATTAAAAAAGACAACTATTGACATCATACTAAATGCAAAGACAACTATTGACATCATACTAAATACAAGGCCATTCTGACCACAATAGTGCCATGGATACACAAGTTTCCAtagggttttcaaaatttagtATTTTTATCTCTGGTTTTTCTTGGGTGGCGATGGAGACTTATATTAATTATTGTACAATCTGTTTTAAATAACCCAATGTTGTACCAATGCTGAtttgtttgcatttttttttggagaaaataaACCTGACATTGACAAGCATGGTGCACTGTCATGCAATTTGTGTTTATATCATAATTTTTAAAGTATAGGCATAGTGTCGTGTAGTCTTGAAGCATTAGTCTTAATAGTAATTGTCGAAAAGGAGTTACTGTTGACAGTCTTGAGTTACATGTCGAGGGGTATATAATCAGAATTATACACTAGGACATCAGGAATGAGAATATAAACTGGGCATTTAAACTTTACAAATGACAATTACAGGATATCAATCTCTGTATGGATAATTTGAATTAAGATAGTTTTTTAATGCTTGCTATAAAAATATTTCCAGTCATTACAAAATACTACAGGTCCATGTCTTTAAATTGACTGCTCTGGACtgatttaaaatttcaaattatatttgAATTCAGGTTTTCCTCATGCCTGTGAGAAATTGGATACCTGTAATGCCtgaaatgctcagaatgcaggagtTTGCACTATTTACCACAGAGCCAGATCCCTGGCCTATTGGGTGTAACCTTTAAATcagctttttttttattatttaaaatccGATCCGAGTGTAACAATAACTGGAATTTCAACTTCGGAAACTTAAAATGAACAAAGCATACTTTCATGTATATCTCCCCAAGATGTTAAGTACACAAGCAAAAGGtgtaaatggggggggggggggggggtagctaAAGGAtcaaggacccccccccccccttcactgattcctggatccgcctatgctAATAAATTAGgtaagcggtaaatgtagtacggccgAAACCCGAATGCC
It encodes:
- the LOC125665833 gene encoding tripartite motif-containing protein 45-like, whose product is MEDDKIERLRERILQCPICMDEYKDPRILPCHHTVCLNCLLDFVRHSSSSGRLFRCPQCRSDICVPRGGVKDFPPNFYVNCIQDELGSRPYFGICDICERDWLISQYRCVDCDLDICRFCIHEHRLFKHGAGRDVTVMRIETGNIASYMASEKGCDIHSGEVLQMFCCTCEAAICVTCVCELHKKHETMPLIKKLMASRKELQFDLDDLKTEVKLTQDSLSDLRSLRTKVQDSTDATTTSIRLRSRELAMEMDRVAELKIEKVRCTTNKVLQEIDSYIKELELLHDQARKGCGFLEDLQEDDVSLELFACFTKYKKGLEVVRKSALNKTVQTQISNFEAGKVKECFGYHFLKFGDLKVFQDKAVFLNVEKEPRFFKSSKCRKMCSVIPAVLYLVLFALVISGLFILTNNLWSSHHVTLEDCVGWLFFLHLTITGAFAFYKSRR